A single Brevundimonas sp. M20 DNA region contains:
- a CDS encoding RpiB/LacA/LacB family sugar-phosphate isomerase: MKIALIIENSQAAKSEIVHNALTAVAEPLGHEVFHYGMYSAEDKASLTYVMNGLLAGILLNSGAADFVVTGCGTGTGSMLAANAMPGVFCGLIIDPTDAFLFGQINDGNAIAMPYAKGFGWAAELNLQDVYRKLFEGERGLGYPKERAEIMRKNRGILKDLKAVTCHDMLTVLKTVDHDLLKAAIAGEKFQEYFFANATDEAIRDYIKSVL, encoded by the coding sequence ATGAAAATCGCCCTGATCATCGAGAACAGCCAGGCCGCCAAGAGCGAGATCGTTCACAACGCCCTGACCGCGGTGGCCGAGCCGCTGGGCCATGAGGTGTTCCACTACGGCATGTACTCGGCAGAGGACAAAGCCTCGCTGACCTATGTGATGAACGGCCTGCTGGCGGGTATCCTGCTGAACTCGGGCGCGGCGGATTTCGTGGTCACGGGCTGCGGCACGGGCACGGGTTCGATGCTGGCGGCCAACGCCATGCCGGGCGTCTTCTGCGGCCTGATCATCGATCCGACGGACGCCTTCCTGTTCGGCCAGATCAATGACGGCAACGCCATCGCCATGCCCTACGCCAAGGGCTTCGGCTGGGCGGCCGAGCTGAACCTGCAGGACGTCTACCGCAAGCTGTTCGAGGGTGAGCGGGGCCTAGGGTATCCGAAGGAACGCGCCGAGATCATGCGCAAGAACCGCGGCATTCTGAAGGATCTAAAGGCCGTGACCTGCCATGACATGTTGACGGTGCTGAAGACCGTCGATCATGACCTGCTGAAGGCCGCCATCGCGGGCGAGAAATTCCAGGAATACTTCTTCGCCAACGCCACCGACGAAGCCATCCGCGACTACATCAAGAGCGTCCTTTAA
- the kduD gene encoding 2-dehydro-3-deoxy-D-gluconate 5-dehydrogenase KduD: MTPFDLSGRAALVTGANTGLGQAIAVGLAKAGADIVAVGRSAPTETAELVRASGRTLHAVSADLSSTAPIADLVAQAVAAVGEIDILVNNAGIIRRNDSLDFTEEDWDAVIDTNLKTAFFLSQAVARTWVEAGRGGKIINICSMLSFQGGIRVPSYTASKSGLAGLTRLLACEWASKGINVNGIAPGYFATNNTEALRADGVRSRDILARIPAGRWGDPSDLGGAAVFLASDASAYVHGTVLAVDGGWLAR; the protein is encoded by the coding sequence ATGACTCCGTTCGATCTCTCCGGCCGCGCGGCCCTCGTCACCGGCGCCAATACCGGTCTGGGGCAGGCGATCGCCGTTGGCCTTGCGAAGGCGGGGGCGGACATCGTCGCCGTGGGTCGCTCGGCCCCGACCGAGACCGCCGAACTGGTCAGGGCCTCGGGCCGCACCCTGCACGCCGTCTCCGCTGACCTGTCCTCGACCGCCCCTATCGCTGATTTGGTGGCTCAGGCCGTCGCCGCCGTCGGCGAGATCGACATTCTGGTGAACAACGCCGGCATCATCCGCCGCAACGACAGCCTCGACTTCACCGAAGAGGACTGGGACGCCGTCATCGACACCAATCTGAAGACAGCCTTCTTCCTGTCTCAAGCTGTGGCCCGCACCTGGGTCGAGGCCGGGCGGGGCGGCAAGATCATCAACATCTGCTCGATGCTCAGCTTCCAGGGCGGTATCCGCGTGCCGTCCTACACCGCCTCCAAGAGCGGTCTGGCGGGCCTGACCCGTCTGCTGGCTTGCGAGTGGGCGTCGAAGGGCATCAACGTCAACGGCATCGCGCCGGGCTATTTCGCCACCAACAACACCGAGGCCCTGCGCGCCGACGGGGTCCGCAGTCGCGACATCCTCGCCCGTATCCCGGCCGGGCGCTGGGGCGATCCGTCCGACCTCGGCGGCGCGGCGGTTTTCCTCGCGTCCGACGCCTCGGCCTACGTCCACGGCACGGTGCTGGCCGTCGATGGGGGCTGGTTGGCGCGCTAG
- a CDS encoding pectate lyase, which translates to MSFGTHTAVAQETTVAFPGAEGAGRYAQGGRGGAVLRVTNLNDAGPGSLRAAVEAEGPRTIIFDIGGTIRLETPLRIRRGRITIAGQTAPGGGITLRDHALVIAADDVVVRHIRSRLGDESRIESDAVSLERGRRIILDHVSASWSVDETLSAGSRYDPPERGLYDVTVQWSVIAESLNHSGHAKGDHGYGSLVRGGHGAHFTFHHNLWAMHRARMPRPGNYNPPSVDPQGPRFEFRSNVFYDWGGSHAGYNADTESLSTYAFIGNAYIPGPDSTGRRAFEESNPLGRAWFEGNSMDGVTPADPWSLVKDSDRPNYRLAARPDWAEAAGQTAEAAALSVLDRAGAGRVRDAVDARVIAGVRDRTGRIIDSQEQVGGWPELEPGTPWIDSDGDGMPDDWERAHGLNPASAADGSNDSNGDGFTNLEDWLNELAG; encoded by the coding sequence GTGTCCTTCGGAACACACACCGCGGTTGCACAGGAGACGACCGTCGCCTTCCCCGGCGCGGAGGGCGCGGGACGGTACGCACAGGGCGGACGGGGCGGCGCGGTGCTGCGGGTGACGAACCTGAATGACGCCGGTCCGGGCAGCCTGCGCGCCGCGGTCGAGGCCGAAGGGCCGCGCACCATCATCTTCGACATCGGCGGCACGATCCGGCTGGAGACCCCGCTACGGATCCGGCGCGGGCGCATCACAATCGCCGGCCAGACGGCGCCCGGCGGGGGCATAACCCTGCGCGACCATGCGCTGGTCATCGCCGCCGACGATGTCGTAGTGCGCCACATCCGCTCGCGATTGGGCGACGAGAGCCGCATCGAATCGGACGCCGTCTCGCTGGAGCGGGGCCGCCGGATCATCCTCGACCACGTCTCGGCCAGCTGGTCGGTGGACGAGACCCTGTCGGCGGGCAGTCGCTATGATCCGCCCGAGCGGGGCCTGTACGACGTGACGGTGCAGTGGTCGGTGATCGCCGAGTCGCTGAACCACTCGGGCCACGCAAAGGGGGATCACGGCTACGGCTCGCTGGTGCGTGGCGGGCACGGCGCGCACTTCACCTTCCACCACAATCTGTGGGCCATGCACCGGGCGCGGATGCCCCGGCCCGGCAACTACAATCCGCCCTCCGTCGATCCGCAGGGCCCGCGATTCGAGTTTCGCTCGAACGTCTTCTACGACTGGGGCGGCTCACACGCCGGCTACAACGCCGACACCGAAAGCCTGTCGACCTACGCCTTTATCGGCAACGCCTACATTCCGGGGCCGGATTCGACGGGCCGCCGGGCGTTCGAGGAATCGAACCCGCTGGGGCGGGCCTGGTTCGAGGGGAACAGCATGGACGGGGTGACGCCTGCCGATCCCTGGTCGCTGGTGAAGGATTCGGACCGGCCCAACTATCGGCTGGCGGCGCGCCCCGACTGGGCGGAGGCGGCGGGCCAGACGGCCGAGGCCGCAGCGCTGTCCGTCTTGGATCGCGCGGGAGCCGGCCGGGTGCGGGACGCCGTGGATGCGCGGGTGATCGCGGGGGTGCGCGACCGCACGGGACGGATCATCGACAGTCAGGAGCAGGTCGGCGGCTGGCCGGAGCTGGAGCCGGGCACGCCCTGGATAGATAGCGACGGGGATGGAATGCCCGACGATTGGGAACGCGCCCACGGATTGAACCCGGCCAGCGCGGCCGATGGGTCGAACGACAGCAACGGCGACGGCTTCACCAATCTGGAAGACTGGCTGAACGAACTGGCGGGCTAG